Proteins from a single region of Amblyomma americanum isolate KBUSLIRL-KWMA chromosome 10, ASM5285725v1, whole genome shotgun sequence:
- the LOC144108886 gene encoding gamma-glutamylcyclotransferase-like: MTSSAKKTHTPDEILYFAYGSNMWSSRMHVRNPTAKFFDIGELEGHRVDFVDEMKS; encoded by the exons ATGACTTCTTCAGCTAAGAAGACCCACACCCCGGACGAAATTCTCTATTTCGCCTATGGAAGCAACATGTGGTCAAGCCGTATGCACGTACGCAATCCGACGGCCAAGTTCTTCGACATTGGTGAGCTTGAG ggacATCGCGTAGATTTCGTTGATGAAATGAAAAGCTAG
- the LOC144108538 gene encoding uncharacterized protein LOC144108538 — protein sequence MAPPGRSKSPTTPTTPPFVIMAPPRDPGKFSGTDGSDVENWINLYERVSNYNRWDPTLMLANVIFYLNGTARVWYETHEEELTSWDTFKEKLKTLFGRPDDRQLAAKKQLATRAQSSTESYVAYIQDILALCHKVDAAMSETDKVGHVLKGIADDAFHLLVCKDCTSIDSIINECRRFEQVKGRRISPSFSRLPNTAATSSCEDHRSPSRTPSDAPAVTDSVTRIVRRELEALAPVISPPSVPDTTLPAVSLIQAVVRQELAHLNLAPAVCAIRSPDTPQPPPCAFRRTYYSLPRSRNPNDWRTSDDQGLPNAVKGILYNAVYYQTQEDIFSDLVALNPRRHFTIADARQLGHTKTISVTFIGTTEVPRQLVFYGTLYTCHPFKAKV from the exons atggctccacccggccggtCAAAGAGCCCCACTACCCCCACTACCCCTCCTTTCGTCATCATGGCTCCACCTCGCGACCCCGGCAAGTTTTCCGGCACAGATGGCTCCGACGTCGAAAACTGGATTAACCTTTACGAGCGTGTCAGCaactacaacaggtgggaccctacgctaatgctcgcaaacgtcatcttttacctcaatggcacggcgcgcgtatggtacgagacccacgaggaagagctaacaagttgggacacctttaaggaaaagttgaagacgctattcggtagacctgatgaccgccagctcgccgccaagaaacagctggctactcgagcacagtcttctaccgagagctacgtggcctacattcaggacatcttggcgctttgtcacaaggtcgacgccgcaatgagtgagaccgataaagtgggccacgtgctcaaaggcattgccgacgatgcgttccacttgcttgtttgcaaagactgtacctcaattgactccatcataaacgagtgccgtcgatttgagcaagtcaaaggccgccgcatttcgccgtcgttttctcgccttcccaacacggccgcgacatcttcctgtgaggaccaccgatctccatcccgcacgccctcggacgcccctgccgtcaccgattcagtcacccggatcgtccgacgtgaactggaggccctcgcacctgtgatatccccgccctccgtccctgatacaaccctgcccgctgtgtcgctgattcaggccgtcgtgcggcaggaactcgctcatctgaacctcgctccagcagtgtgcgccatcagaagcccggacaccccccagccccctccctgtgcttttcgtcgcacctattattctctgccccgttcccgcaatcccaatgactggcgcacgtcggacgacc AGGGCCTGCCCAACGCCGTTAAAGGGATACTCTACAACGCGGTATATTACCAGACACAAGAAGATATTTTTTCCGACCTCGTGGCGCTGAACCCCCGTCGCCACTTCACAATCGCCGACGCCCGCCAACTAGGCCACACCAAGACCATCTCGGTCACCTTTATTGGCACCACGGAAGTTCCAAGACAGCTCGTCTTCTACGGCACCCTCTACACGTGTCATCCCTTCAAGGCGAAAGTTtaa
- the LOC144108539 gene encoding uncharacterized protein LOC144108539 — MSLPQSQNAHDGTLGASALMLGGMIPTFTGDDTGPKIRDFLQILEQVANLGGWQEKQTIGMARCKMVAAAQDFAWRDEEVASAATYKSFKALALKRFDNEPASTKVEKFLNARQNFSEDVRSFASRLKRLGTETLRDVDGEDTSKKSARREILNEQLLSQFLTGLRDPVRRFALSRDPQNFSDAVEVAAREEEIEKTSRTRAAAVRQLEDSREQGGLGLRLERLERLLAESLRMRNQPESNGEPRQRDNLRQAGTFRSLLSDTSDAPLVQARVEDPV; from the coding sequence ATGTCGTTACCGCAATCACAGAATGCTCACGACGGAACGTTGGGAGCTAGTGCACTAATGCTGGGCGGTATGATTCCGACGTTCACAGGGGACGACACGGGTCCCAAAATCAGGGACTTTCTTCAAATTTTAGAACAGGTGGCGAACTTGGGAggatggcaggaaaaacaaacgaTTGGGATGGCGCGGTGCAAAATGGTCGCGGCGGCTCAGGATTTTGCATGGAGAGATGAGGAGGTGGCTAGCGCTGCCACTTACAAATCGTTCAAAGCGCTCGCATTGAAGCGTTTTGATAACGAACCGGCGAGCACAAAAGTTGAAAAGTTCTTGAACGCGCGCCAGAACTTTAGTGAAGATGTACGCTCTTTCGCGAGCCGTTTGAAGAGACTCGGGACGGAGACCCTGAGGGACGTTGATGGCGAGGACACGTCGAAGAAAAGTGCTAGGCGCGAGATCCTAAATGAACAACTTCTCTCCCAGTTCCTTACTGGCCTTCGTGACCCAGTCCGGCGGTTCGCTCTGTCGCGAGACCCCCAAAACTTTTCTGACGCTGTGGAAGTGGCGGCCAGGGAGGAGGAAATTGAGAAGACTTCCCGTACACGCGCTGCGGCTGTCAGGCAGCTTGAAGACTCGAGGGAGCAGGGCGGACTCGGCTTGCGTTTGGAACGCCTAGAAAGACTCCTAGCGGAAAGCCTCCGAATGCGCAACCAGCCCGAATCGAATGGGgaaccccgccagcgcgataacTTGCGGCAGGCCGGGACATTTCGCTCGCTTCTGTCGGACACGTCAGACGCCCCGCTGGTCCAAGCAAGGGTCGAGGACCCAGTTTAA